One genomic window of Moorella glycerini includes the following:
- a CDS encoding IS110 family transposase, whose protein sequence is MEVVYERCCGLDVHKKKVVACLITPGEKQLKQEIRTFGTMTEDLEGLRGWLLENGVTAVAMESTGVYWKPIYNILEGQIPELILINPEHFKALKGKKTDCKDAVWLAELLRHGLLAGSFIPPKEIRELRELTRYRAALVAEHSREVQRVQKQLENSNIKLSSVATDIMGVSGREILKAMLNGNEDPKELAQMARGKLRKKIPELEKALEGKIEEHTRLLLKQQLEHLEFLEQQIEELNAEIEKRMEPFFEEAGRLAEVNGIKKEAAQDIIAEIGVDMTPFPDADHLASWAGVCPGNNESAGKRKSGKTRKGNQHLRAILVQCSWAAIRTKDSYLSAKYRRLAPRLGKKKALLAIAHSLIKIIYHLLKDKAHYQDPGPNYYTKEERERRIRRLVKQIEAQGYTVTLEEKPSVA, encoded by the coding sequence ATGGAAGTAGTGTATGAACGCTGCTGTGGGCTAGATGTCCACAAGAAAAAGGTAGTGGCGTGTCTGATCACGCCAGGAGAAAAACAACTAAAACAAGAAATAAGAACCTTTGGCACCATGACCGAAGACTTAGAAGGGTTACGGGGATGGCTTTTAGAAAACGGAGTTACTGCCGTAGCCATGGAAAGCACCGGAGTATATTGGAAACCGATATACAACATTTTAGAAGGCCAAATACCAGAATTAATATTGATCAACCCCGAACACTTTAAAGCCTTAAAGGGGAAGAAAACCGACTGCAAAGACGCGGTGTGGCTAGCCGAACTTTTAAGGCATGGCCTGCTAGCAGGAAGCTTTATCCCGCCGAAAGAAATAAGGGAATTAAGGGAGTTAACCAGGTATAGGGCGGCTTTGGTAGCAGAACACAGCCGCGAGGTGCAAAGGGTCCAAAAGCAGCTAGAAAACAGCAATATCAAATTAAGTTCAGTAGCCACAGATATCATGGGCGTATCAGGGCGAGAGATACTAAAAGCGATGCTTAACGGGAACGAAGATCCAAAAGAACTAGCGCAAATGGCCAGGGGGAAATTACGCAAGAAGATACCAGAACTAGAAAAAGCCCTGGAGGGGAAAATAGAAGAACATACCCGGCTATTGTTGAAACAACAACTAGAGCACCTGGAGTTTTTAGAGCAACAAATCGAAGAACTAAATGCCGAAATCGAAAAAAGGATGGAGCCTTTTTTCGAAGAAGCGGGGAGACTAGCTGAAGTAAACGGCATAAAAAAAGAAGCAGCCCAGGATATAATTGCCGAAATAGGCGTCGACATGACCCCCTTTCCTGATGCTGACCATTTAGCCTCATGGGCAGGGGTCTGTCCCGGTAACAACGAAAGTGCCGGTAAACGAAAGAGTGGGAAAACCCGTAAAGGAAATCAACACTTAAGAGCAATATTAGTCCAATGTTCCTGGGCCGCAATACGAACAAAAGACAGCTATCTCTCCGCGAAATATCGTCGATTAGCGCCACGACTAGGCAAGAAAAAAGCCCTGCTAGCCATCGCCCATAGTCTGATAAAAATTATCTACCATCTCCTAAAAGATAAAGCCCATTACCAGGATCCAGGACCAAACTACTATACCAAAGAAGAACGAGAACGCCGAATAAGGCGGTTAGTAAAGCAAATAGAAGCCCAAGGTTACACAGTA